From a region of the Odoribacter splanchnicus DSM 20712 genome:
- a CDS encoding lysylphosphatidylglycerol synthase transmembrane domain-containing protein codes for MHPLVKNTIKFFLFLAVSAFLFWLVYRDQNWDELLTVLKEDVNYFWIGVACVMGIASHVSRALRWQLLTASMGYRISFGNSFMGVMIGYFANLAIPRMGEFTRCGVVSKYEEVPFSKLLGTVVTERVIDMMILLFLTLIVVITQFKQVGIFLDNNQEIEEKVVNMFHSSWMLLVLVVLAAVGWLFWRLIRKTRFKERIHSFFKGLKEGLLSVKDVRHKGLFVFYSLFIWLMYFLMFYVCFFCFQFTSHLGALVGLTIFVLSSYGMVAPVQGGIGAWHFMVIAALMIYLPHTPNIESMAKTFALLTHGTMTLLYIVVGVICVILLPLYNNAAGKQGKDRR; via the coding sequence ATGCACCCTCTTGTAAAAAATACGATAAAATTTTTTTTATTTCTGGCCGTATCGGCCTTTTTATTCTGGTTGGTCTACCGGGATCAGAATTGGGATGAATTGCTGACAGTGCTTAAAGAAGATGTGAATTATTTCTGGATCGGAGTAGCTTGTGTTATGGGGATTGCCAGTCACGTCAGCCGGGCCCTGCGGTGGCAGTTGCTGACCGCATCTATGGGGTATAGGATTTCTTTCGGGAATAGTTTTATGGGGGTGATGATCGGATATTTCGCCAATTTGGCTATCCCGCGGATGGGCGAGTTTACCCGTTGTGGGGTAGTCAGTAAATATGAGGAAGTTCCTTTTTCTAAATTATTGGGTACGGTTGTGACCGAACGGGTAATCGATATGATGATTTTATTGTTCCTGACCTTGATTGTCGTCATTACCCAGTTTAAACAAGTCGGTATTTTTTTAGATAATAATCAGGAGATTGAAGAGAAGGTGGTGAATATGTTCCATTCTTCATGGATGTTGTTGGTGTTGGTTGTTTTGGCGGCTGTCGGTTGGTTGTTTTGGCGGTTGATCCGTAAAACTCGTTTTAAAGAACGGATTCATTCTTTTTTTAAAGGACTGAAAGAAGGGTTGCTTAGTGTGAAAGATGTGCGACACAAAGGATTGTTCGTTTTTTATTCCTTATTTATCTGGTTGATGTATTTCCTGATGTTTTATGTCTGCTTCTTCTGTTTTCAGTTTACTTCGCATTTGGGGGCACTGGTCGGGTTGACCATTTTCGTTCTTTCGAGTTATGGTATGGTGGCTCCTGTACAGGGAGGTATCGGGGCCTGGCATTTTATGGTTATAGCAGCTTTGATGATTTATTTGCCGCATACCCCGAATATCGAAAGCATGGCCAAAACTTTTGCTCTATTGACCCACGGTACAATGACGTTGTTATATATCGTGGTCGGTGTGATTTGTGTAATCTTGCTGCCGCTTTATAATAATGCCGCAGGAAAACAGGGAAAGGATCGGAGGTAA
- the rsmG gene encoding 16S rRNA (guanine(527)-N(7))-methyltransferase RsmG: protein MGTVNLIYDYFPELTEEQRERFARLEGLYREWNEKINVISRKDMDEFWVHHVLHSLAIAKIIRFAPGTRVMDVGTGGGFPGIPLAILFPEVNFYLIDSIGKKIKVVEGIRDALGLQHVRTEQIRVENVAEQQDFIVSRAVTAFPAFVKLIRGKIRKDSAHSLDNGVIYLKGGDFEEEIAPFRSKVKIYSIPDFFSEDFFETKKIIYLKN, encoded by the coding sequence ATGGGCACAGTGAATTTGATATATGATTATTTTCCGGAACTGACGGAGGAGCAACGGGAACGTTTTGCTCGTCTGGAAGGTTTGTATCGGGAATGGAATGAAAAGATAAACGTGATTTCCCGCAAAGATATGGATGAGTTTTGGGTACATCATGTGTTGCATTCACTGGCGATCGCAAAGATCATCCGTTTTGCTCCCGGGACTCGGGTGATGGATGTCGGTACAGGAGGAGGATTCCCGGGGATTCCTTTGGCTATTTTGTTTCCTGAGGTAAATTTCTATCTGATCGATTCCATCGGCAAAAAGATAAAAGTCGTGGAAGGGATTCGGGATGCTTTGGGGTTACAGCATGTCAGGACCGAGCAGATCCGCGTGGAAAATGTTGCGGAACAACAGGATTTTATTGTCAGCCGGGCTGTGACAGCTTTTCCTGCCTTTGTCAAACTGATTCGGGGAAAGATCCGGAAGGACTCGGCCCATTCCCTGGACAATGGAGTGATCTATTTAAAAGGAGGAGATTTTGAGGAAGAAATTGCACCTTTCCGTTCTAAAGTGAAAATCTATTCCATTCCTGACTTTTTTTCGGAAGATTTTTTTGAAACCAAGAAAATCATCTATTTGAAGAATTAG
- a CDS encoding RNA polymerase sigma factor, with translation MRCKDEQEILTLISCGNPDGLKSLFDLYYKPLCIFAMNFLDSFGESEDIVQDLFVKFWEKYKDKQFEGSLRAYFFTAVQHNCAKVLKLKNRYNLQLEEEYIDEPVYSEEEFEGECRKLYAEIARLPEQCRKVFELIVLKDMKYKEVADFLGLSVNTVKTHFARALKQLRSSLQILLVFLLRK, from the coding sequence ATGAGGTGTAAAGATGAACAGGAAATATTGACCTTGATTAGTTGCGGTAATCCGGATGGACTAAAAAGCCTTTTTGATCTTTATTATAAGCCTCTTTGTATTTTTGCTATGAACTTTCTGGATTCTTTCGGTGAGTCGGAAGATATCGTCCAGGACTTGTTTGTGAAGTTTTGGGAAAAATATAAAGATAAACAGTTCGAGGGATCGTTGAGGGCTTATTTTTTTACTGCTGTCCAGCATAATTGCGCGAAGGTGTTAAAATTGAAGAACCGCTATAATTTACAGTTGGAAGAGGAATATATCGACGAGCCGGTGTATTCCGAAGAGGAGTTTGAAGGAGAGTGCCGGAAATTATATGCCGAAATAGCCCGTCTTCCCGAACAATGCCGGAAAGTGTTCGAGCTGATCGTATTAAAAGATATGAAATACAAAGAAGTGGCTGACTTTCTCGGTTTATCTGTGAATACCGTAAAGACTCATTTTGCCCGTGCATTGAAACAATTGCGCAGTTCTCTTCAAATTCTGCTTGTTTTCTTACTTCGGAAATAG
- a CDS encoding FecR family protein: protein MNEEELVSYVVRYCKHELSEEEYRFLQRWLEEKQENRQTFREWVRTYRQGRKVGCWDGIQEEQAWEQISCRLSASPRKRRRLWKEWWKQVAILILLLGSGLLYYSLQQLQESRETALSQIVPGSRKAVLRLSDGREVTLEKETTCVLTEEDGTRISVGGQEHIVYQAVSQEQEKLAYNTITVPRGGEYSLVLSDGTRVWLNAETELTYPTVFGKGERKLMLKGEACFEVVTDTARPFIVESFYNRVEVLGTRFNVSAYTGKSAVKTTLLRGKVKVSNRKGQLVLSPGEQAVCLEEEIEKCEVDARAVAAWVDGTFEFENMSLGEITDQLGRWYDVDFVFADPQLKAITFTGAATRYRELDFVLRMLEELARVRFQLENKTIRVSKI, encoded by the coding sequence ATGAATGAAGAGGAATTAGTCTCTTATGTGGTTCGCTATTGTAAACATGAATTATCGGAAGAAGAATACCGGTTTTTACAACGGTGGTTGGAGGAAAAACAGGAAAATCGGCAAACTTTCCGGGAATGGGTGAGAACTTATAGACAAGGGCGTAAGGTGGGGTGTTGGGATGGGATTCAGGAGGAGCAGGCCTGGGAGCAAATATCCTGCCGTCTCTCTGCCTCGCCCCGGAAGAGACGTCGCTTATGGAAGGAATGGTGGAAACAAGTTGCAATACTGATCCTTTTATTGGGTAGCGGATTATTGTATTATTCGTTGCAACAGTTACAGGAAAGTCGGGAGACCGCTTTGTCTCAGATCGTTCCGGGTAGCCGAAAGGCGGTGTTGCGTTTGTCGGATGGGCGGGAAGTTACACTGGAAAAAGAGACTACCTGCGTATTGACCGAGGAAGACGGTACCCGGATTTCAGTCGGAGGGCAGGAGCATATCGTTTATCAGGCTGTAAGCCAGGAACAGGAAAAATTGGCTTATAATACAATTACCGTGCCCCGGGGCGGGGAATATTCCCTGGTATTGTCGGACGGTACACGGGTGTGGCTGAATGCGGAAACCGAACTGACTTATCCCACGGTTTTTGGCAAGGGAGAGAGAAAATTGATGCTGAAAGGGGAAGCTTGTTTCGAAGTAGTAACAGATACAGCCCGTCCTTTTATTGTCGAGAGTTTCTACAATCGCGTCGAGGTGTTGGGTACGCGCTTTAATGTTTCTGCTTATACCGGTAAAAGTGCGGTGAAAACTACTTTGTTGAGGGGAAAGGTCAAAGTGTCGAATAGAAAAGGACAGTTGGTCTTGTCACCGGGCGAACAAGCCGTTTGCCTGGAAGAAGAAATAGAAAAATGTGAAGTCGATGCCCGGGCTGTGGCTGCCTGGGTAGACGGAACTTTTGAATTTGAAAACATGTCTTTAGGCGAAATCACCGATCAATTGGGACGTTGGTACGATGTAGACTTTGTATTTGCCGATCCGCAGTTGAAAGCAATCACTTTTACGGGAGCTGCTACCCGTTATCGTGAATTGGATTTTGTGTTGCGGATGCTGGAAGAATTGGCTCGGGTACGGTTCCAGTTAGAAAATAAAACGATCCGGGTTTCGAAAATTTGA
- a CDS encoding SusC/RagA family TonB-linked outer membrane protein, with protein sequence MKKRRKNPSGIRLIVRLCCFFVFVSSLHTQATVWAQGKVTVELQNKTLGEVLKVLKEQTGVHFMYNTQEVNVGTKVSVSLNEARLEEALQSIFQGLPYRYNQVEDYILITPKKESETQQTDMRTVKGKVVDSKGEPLPGVSVVVKNTTAGVATDIEGKFEIRLNSGEEILVFSFVGMRTQEVKANKDNLYVVMESVAELMQEVIVKTGYQNIEKRKLSSSVFTIDGDLVREGAALGLDNMLQGKIPGMNVMGSSSTPGAATKIRIRGSSTISGNREPLWVVDGFILEDPVQISAEELNSLDNVNLIGNAISSLNPQDIERIDVLKDASATAIYGVKAANGVIVITTKKGKIGKPRVRYSMNLSVNERPEYDGLYRMNSKDRIEVSKEIEQRGLSFGTPPARVSYEGALLDLYDRTITYEEFQKKVKRLEEVNTDWFDIIYRTSFSQKHNVSISGANDKVNYYFSGGLQHIPATVRGTGVKQFNGLMKLGVNLLSNLKMELQMRASTDDKDYLHSSLSPYQYAYNTSRAIPCYNEDGTLAYYNKTQGYEFPLQYNVVNEMQHTGMNIEGTTLNFNANLLWEIIPGLRLTGALSYNRSNTDQKEWFDEQSYAAAQLRNYNYGLELPDSDIWREQQCKLPYGGELVNTDTRNTSYTARAQVDYSFQFLEDHQITVVAGTEARSSKYKGLKSTEYGYLPDRGEKFVEIDPVQWPKYGDLVKSHPNVITNTLTNVMSWYGTFTYDYMNRYIVNFNIRADGSNKFGQDKSNRFLPIWSVSGRWNLHEEAFLKEVMWMNMFAFRGSYGIQGNVSPDQTPNLLIQLGSFDPISKQYISKLSKLPNPQLRWEKTTSWNFGVDFAFLDNRLNGSVEVYRKKGKDQIISKEVASTTGSTTMQLNAGNLENKGYEIVLNVVPVKTKDITWALNINGARNINKVTKSGITTDYGYKEYLDGSAVIPGEALNTFYSYKYDRLDANGLPTFKDIEETDGITQTEMFAKVFAYSGTRIPDITGGFGTDISYKNLAIGGFFSYSLGTKIRLNNLYNDSGQRLPQPQQNMNQAFVNRWKQPGDENRTDIPVLTTDPLDMYGLGIDRKIKIADNGWEMYNKSDLRVASGNYLRLKNLYVRYNFSDRICHKIRAQMISVRFEATNLWLLADKKLKGQDPEQVTLGGVSTPPTSSYTLGLDITF encoded by the coding sequence ATGAAAAAAAGAAGAAAAAATCCATCCGGCATACGACTGATTGTCAGGTTGTGCTGTTTTTTCGTATTTGTATCGAGCTTGCATACTCAGGCAACCGTATGGGCTCAGGGGAAAGTGACCGTAGAGCTGCAGAATAAAACACTCGGAGAGGTGTTGAAAGTGTTGAAAGAACAAACAGGCGTGCACTTTATGTATAATACTCAGGAGGTGAATGTCGGGACGAAAGTCTCTGTATCCCTGAACGAAGCCCGGTTAGAGGAGGCCTTACAATCGATCTTTCAGGGGTTACCTTATCGTTACAATCAGGTCGAGGACTATATTTTAATTACTCCGAAAAAAGAATCGGAAACCCAGCAGACCGATATGCGGACAGTGAAAGGAAAAGTAGTGGATTCTAAAGGAGAACCGCTACCCGGAGTATCTGTGGTGGTAAAAAATACAACAGCCGGAGTAGCAACGGATATAGAGGGAAAATTCGAGATCCGTTTGAATTCGGGAGAAGAGATCTTAGTGTTTTCTTTTGTGGGAATGCGTACACAGGAAGTGAAAGCGAATAAAGATAACCTCTATGTCGTGATGGAGAGTGTGGCCGAATTGATGCAGGAAGTGATCGTGAAGACCGGTTACCAGAATATCGAGAAACGTAAGCTTTCTTCTTCCGTCTTTACTATCGATGGTGATTTGGTGCGGGAAGGAGCTGCTTTGGGGTTGGATAATATGTTGCAGGGAAAAATTCCGGGAATGAATGTTATGGGATCTTCTTCGACTCCCGGAGCTGCAACGAAAATCAGAATCCGCGGATCTTCGACGATTTCAGGTAACCGCGAACCCTTGTGGGTAGTCGATGGATTTATTCTGGAAGATCCCGTACAGATCAGTGCCGAAGAATTGAATAGCCTCGATAACGTAAACCTCATCGGAAATGCGATTTCTTCGCTGAATCCACAGGATATCGAACGGATAGACGTTTTGAAAGATGCTTCGGCTACCGCTATTTATGGGGTAAAAGCTGCCAATGGAGTTATCGTCATTACCACTAAGAAAGGAAAAATCGGGAAGCCCCGGGTGAGGTATTCAATGAATTTATCGGTCAATGAACGACCGGAATACGACGGGCTCTACCGGATGAATTCGAAGGACCGGATCGAGGTATCCAAGGAAATCGAACAGAGGGGATTGTCGTTCGGTACTCCTCCGGCCAGGGTTTCTTATGAAGGTGCTTTGCTGGACCTGTACGACCGGACCATTACTTATGAAGAGTTTCAGAAGAAAGTGAAAAGACTGGAAGAAGTGAATACCGATTGGTTCGATATCATTTACCGGACCTCTTTTTCACAAAAACATAATGTTTCTATTTCAGGTGCTAACGATAAGGTAAATTATTATTTTTCAGGTGGTTTACAGCATATCCCCGCTACGGTGAGAGGTACCGGTGTAAAACAGTTCAACGGCCTGATGAAACTGGGAGTGAATCTGCTTTCCAATCTGAAAATGGAGTTGCAGATGAGAGCGTCGACCGACGATAAGGATTACCTGCATTCTTCTTTGTCTCCTTATCAGTATGCCTATAATACTTCCCGTGCGATACCCTGTTATAATGAGGACGGTACGTTGGCTTATTACAACAAGACGCAAGGCTATGAATTCCCGCTACAATACAATGTGGTGAACGAAATGCAACATACGGGGATGAATATCGAGGGGACGACGTTGAATTTCAATGCTAATTTACTATGGGAGATTATTCCTGGATTAAGATTAACCGGCGCCTTGAGTTATAATCGGTCGAATACCGATCAAAAAGAATGGTTCGACGAACAATCTTACGCGGCTGCTCAGCTCAGAAATTATAATTACGGACTGGAATTGCCCGATAGTGACATTTGGCGTGAACAGCAATGTAAGTTGCCTTACGGGGGAGAACTGGTGAATACGGATACCCGGAATACTTCTTATACTGCAAGGGCACAAGTGGATTATTCTTTTCAATTTCTGGAAGATCATCAGATCACGGTGGTTGCCGGTACGGAGGCACGTTCGTCTAAATACAAAGGATTGAAATCGACGGAATACGGTTATTTGCCCGACCGGGGAGAAAAATTTGTAGAGATCGACCCGGTGCAGTGGCCGAAATATGGTGATCTGGTGAAAAGTCATCCGAATGTGATCACCAATACCCTGACCAATGTGATGTCATGGTATGGAACATTCACTTACGACTATATGAACCGCTATATCGTCAATTTCAATATCCGGGCCGACGGTTCCAATAAGTTCGGACAGGATAAGAGTAACCGTTTTTTACCGATCTGGTCGGTCTCGGGCCGATGGAATCTGCACGAAGAAGCCTTCCTGAAAGAAGTGATGTGGATGAATATGTTTGCTTTCCGGGGATCATACGGTATTCAGGGGAATGTCTCACCCGATCAGACACCGAATTTGTTGATCCAGCTGGGATCCTTCGATCCGATTTCGAAACAGTATATTTCAAAGTTATCGAAGCTGCCCAATCCGCAATTGCGCTGGGAAAAGACGACTTCGTGGAACTTCGGGGTGGATTTCGCTTTCCTCGATAACCGATTGAACGGTAGTGTAGAAGTATACCGGAAGAAAGGGAAAGATCAGATCATTTCCAAAGAAGTGGCTTCGACGACCGGGAGTACGACTATGCAGCTGAATGCCGGAAACCTGGAAAATAAAGGGTATGAAATCGTGTTGAATGTAGTGCCGGTGAAAACGAAAGATATTACCTGGGCACTGAATATCAATGGGGCCCGGAATATCAATAAGGTAACGAAATCCGGGATTACGACGGATTACGGATACAAGGAATATCTCGATGGATCGGCTGTTATTCCGGGAGAAGCCCTGAATACTTTTTATTCTTATAAATATGATCGGTTGGATGCTAACGGCTTGCCTACTTTTAAAGATATCGAAGAAACCGACGGTATCACCCAAACGGAGATGTTTGCCAAGGTTTTCGCCTATTCGGGTACCCGTATACCGGATATTACCGGTGGGTTCGGTACGGATATCTCGTATAAGAATTTAGCTATCGGAGGATTTTTTTCTTATAGTTTGGGGACTAAGATCCGGCTGAACAACTTGTATAATGATTCCGGACAGCGGCTCCCGCAGCCTCAGCAAAATATGAATCAGGCGTTTGTGAACCGGTGGAAACAACCCGGTGATGAAAACCGTACGGATATTCCGGTATTGACGACCGATCCGCTGGATATGTACGGATTGGGGATCGACCGGAAAATCAAGATTGCCGATAATGGCTGGGAGATGTACAATAAGAGTGATCTACGGGTGGCTTCAGGGAATTATCTGCGCTTAAAAAACTTGTATGTGCGGTATAATTTCAGTGATAGAATCTGTCATAAGATCCGGGCCCAAATGATCAGTGTGCGCTTCGAGGCGACTAACCTCTGGTTACTGGCCGATAAAAAATTGAAAGGACAGGATCCGGAACAGGTGACTTTGGGAGGAGTTTCTACACCTCCGACTTCTTCATATACTTTGGGATTAGATATCACTTTTTAA
- a CDS encoding RagB/SusD family nutrient uptake outer membrane protein → MKRYIRLLGVLLILFSSCSDFLEEKSQDLIIPKSVKDYREFLFGEAYIRDETQIHTYLDIMTDDVKENIKGSFLGGDTRASGYGYYTWQADPEQTVSGAISEDKAWETYYHSILICNITLDNIGDISGSKAEKEDLKAEAYALRAYCYFMLVNLYGQPYNQATAETDLGVPVNDVVGMEDRKFVRESVAEIYRQIESDLKEAITCFKASNLTKTCFRWNLPATYLLASRVSLYKKEYDKAIEYATYVIAAQPQLYDLSAMSDDDYFLNEKNPEILFTYGYYLVSYYAWLAKCNFPISDDLQALYGDNDWRLTHFFYKRRAVYTAQKSETSGTTGIYGYAFRTAEAYLNRAEAYAGKGDKDKALQDLKTIREKRLKVYEEVQAVTKEDVIRRVREERRRELSFEFHRWFDLRRWDRPRIEHTFTPDIKQPDVVEKYVLEKDDPAYTLPLPRSVVEYDPTLVDNPRPQRENQNVTGEN, encoded by the coding sequence ATGAAACGATATATAAGATTATTAGGGGTATTACTGATATTGTTTTCCTCTTGCTCTGATTTTTTGGAAGAGAAATCACAGGATTTGATTATTCCGAAGTCGGTCAAAGATTACCGGGAGTTCCTTTTCGGTGAGGCCTATATCCGGGATGAAACCCAGATACATACTTACCTGGACATCATGACGGACGATGTGAAAGAAAATATCAAGGGTAGTTTTCTGGGGGGAGATACCCGGGCCAGCGGTTATGGCTACTATACCTGGCAGGCCGATCCGGAGCAGACGGTTTCCGGAGCGATCAGTGAAGATAAGGCTTGGGAGACATATTATCATTCTATCCTGATCTGTAACATTACGCTGGATAATATCGGGGATATCAGCGGATCGAAGGCCGAGAAAGAAGACTTGAAGGCAGAAGCTTATGCTTTGCGGGCTTATTGTTATTTTATGCTGGTGAATTTGTATGGACAACCTTATAATCAGGCGACGGCCGAAACGGATCTCGGAGTTCCGGTCAACGATGTGGTAGGGATGGAAGACCGGAAGTTTGTCCGGGAGAGTGTGGCTGAAATCTATCGGCAGATAGAAAGCGATCTGAAAGAAGCGATTACTTGTTTCAAAGCCTCCAACCTGACGAAGACCTGTTTCCGCTGGAACCTGCCGGCTACGTATTTGTTGGCTTCCCGGGTGAGCTTGTATAAGAAAGAGTATGATAAAGCCATCGAATATGCGACGTATGTGATCGCTGCACAACCTCAGCTCTATGATTTGTCGGCAATGAGCGACGATGATTATTTTCTGAATGAAAAGAATCCTGAGATATTGTTTACTTATGGCTATTATCTGGTGAGTTATTATGCCTGGCTGGCCAAATGTAATTTCCCGATTTCCGACGATCTTCAGGCATTATACGGGGATAACGACTGGAGATTGACGCATTTCTTCTATAAACGGAGAGCTGTTTATACGGCCCAAAAATCGGAAACTTCGGGAACTACCGGCATATACGGATATGCTTTCCGGACAGCGGAAGCCTACCTGAACCGGGCAGAGGCTTATGCCGGGAAAGGAGATAAAGACAAAGCTTTACAGGATCTGAAAACCATTCGGGAAAAACGCCTGAAAGTGTACGAAGAGGTACAAGCGGTGACTAAAGAAGACGTCATCCGGAGGGTAAGGGAAGAAAGACGGCGGGAACTCAGCTTCGAATTTCATCGCTGGTTCGACCTGAGGCGTTGGGACCGGCCCCGGATAGAGCATACCTTTACACCCGATATCAAGCAACCCGATGTCGTTGAAAAATATGTACTCGAAAAAGACGATCCGGCCTATACCTTGCCTTTACCCCGGTCGGTAGTGGAATATGATCCGACACTGGTCGACAATCCCCGTCCACAACGGGAGAATCAGAATGTTACCGGAGAAAATTGA
- a CDS encoding zinc-dependent metalloprotease, with the protein MKNRFFYFVILLLAVCLSANANDFKKKRKKQETTPALADALKKEKTEDKSYDKVITKEARTKKGLITLHMVKSTFYMEIPVKLMGKPMLFAGRVAEISDNKDVVAGQMPQDPMLVEWSCDEEKVYLHNVISRSVCDENEPIAISMERNNLKPVIRAFPIKAFSKDSSAMVIDATKLFCADERPVSPFIPASPFDALFGMKKMKGVFKADLSSILDFKAFPQNISVKSRVAYTVNGTPFTAVVHLSMIQLPDEPMRPRLLDPRMGYFSDRKVLYSTEKDQSEKIAYVNRWRLEPKPEELERYKKGELVEPAKPIVFYVDNALPAKWKKYIKLGIEDWQPAFEAIGFKNAIVARDFPTDDPDFDPDDIRYSCFRYATTTVANAMGPSWTDPRSGEIIQASVYMYHDVLKLLHNWKFVQTAQVDPKARAAVFDEETMGASLRYVASHEIGHTLGLMHNMRASYSIPVDSLRSPAFTAKYGTTTSIMDYARNNYVAQPEDKNVRLIPPLLGVYDIFMIKLGYAPIYDAETPADEYATLNKWIQEKAGDPMYTYGEQQILGTLDPASQSESLGDDAVKASRYGIKNLRYIMDHLVEWSAIENRPYDQTSELYYELTKQYQRYMGHCMAYIGGLYLNHPVAGDEQKGFVPVSREKQKEVVKFFFDEFKEQPKWMAKKEIMTLFEPNNDMVANLQANLLRNLLNSSTLGKVGMNAKYSERPYTQKEYLNDLYQGVWNKTEQGKALDYYDRNLQYAYVQYLLKELELTKDAEKSKGLSLELLTEDHLPCYGYEYHRHARQMSANTKISDLGISSKTLYYGQLVKLKELLKNRRHSASGDDKVHYDYLYFELNSVLK; encoded by the coding sequence ATGAAAAACAGATTTTTTTATTTCGTGATTCTTTTATTGGCTGTATGTTTATCGGCCAATGCCAATGATTTTAAGAAGAAACGTAAAAAGCAAGAGACGACTCCGGCTTTGGCCGACGCCTTGAAGAAAGAAAAAACGGAGGACAAAAGCTATGATAAGGTGATTACTAAAGAAGCCCGCACGAAGAAGGGACTGATCACCTTACATATGGTGAAAAGTACATTCTATATGGAAATACCGGTGAAGTTGATGGGAAAACCGATGTTGTTCGCCGGTAGGGTGGCGGAGATCAGCGACAATAAGGATGTGGTGGCCGGACAGATGCCTCAGGATCCGATGCTGGTGGAATGGAGCTGCGATGAGGAAAAAGTCTATCTCCATAATGTGATCAGCAGATCGGTATGTGATGAAAACGAACCGATTGCAATATCTATGGAACGGAACAATCTGAAACCGGTCATCCGGGCTTTTCCGATCAAAGCATTCAGTAAAGATTCGAGTGCGATGGTGATCGATGCCACTAAATTGTTTTGTGCCGACGAACGGCCGGTAAGTCCTTTTATTCCTGCCTCTCCCTTCGATGCTTTGTTCGGTATGAAAAAGATGAAAGGGGTTTTTAAGGCCGATCTGTCGTCGATCCTCGATTTCAAGGCTTTCCCGCAGAATATTTCTGTAAAAAGCCGGGTGGCCTATACGGTCAACGGTACTCCTTTTACGGCTGTCGTCCATTTGTCGATGATACAGCTGCCGGATGAGCCGATGCGGCCTCGTTTACTCGATCCCCGGATGGGGTATTTCTCCGATCGGAAAGTGTTGTATTCCACCGAAAAAGATCAGAGCGAGAAGATCGCTTATGTCAATCGCTGGCGTTTGGAACCTAAACCCGAAGAACTGGAACGGTATAAAAAAGGGGAATTGGTAGAGCCGGCTAAACCGATTGTTTTTTATGTGGATAACGCCCTGCCGGCTAAATGGAAAAAATATATCAAATTGGGTATCGAGGACTGGCAACCTGCTTTCGAAGCGATCGGTTTCAAAAACGCTATCGTTGCCCGTGATTTCCCGACCGATGATCCCGATTTCGATCCCGACGATATCCGTTATTCCTGTTTCCGCTATGCGACGACGACGGTGGCCAATGCGATGGGACCGTCCTGGACCGATCCCCGTTCAGGTGAAATTATTCAGGCATCGGTGTATATGTATCACGATGTGTTGAAATTGTTGCACAACTGGAAGTTTGTTCAGACAGCTCAGGTCGATCCGAAAGCCCGGGCTGCCGTTTTCGACGAAGAAACGATGGGAGCGAGCCTGCGCTATGTCGCCTCACACGAAATCGGACATACGCTGGGATTGATGCATAATATGAGGGCTTCTTATTCGATACCGGTGGATTCGCTCCGTTCCCCCGCTTTTACTGCAAAATACGGAACGACGACTTCTATCATGGATTACGCCCGGAATAATTATGTGGCACAGCCTGAAGATAAAAATGTACGCTTGATTCCGCCCCTGTTGGGTGTGTACGATATCTTTATGATCAAATTGGGATATGCTCCGATTTACGATGCCGAAACACCGGCCGACGAATATGCTACTCTGAATAAATGGATTCAGGAAAAAGCGGGCGACCCGATGTATACCTATGGTGAACAGCAAATCCTGGGAACCCTGGATCCCGCTTCCCAGTCGGAATCGCTCGGGGACGATGCGGTGAAAGCCAGCCGGTATGGGATTAAGAACCTGCGGTATATCATGGACCATCTGGTGGAATGGAGTGCAATTGAAAATCGGCCTTATGATCAGACCAGTGAGTTATATTACGAACTGACCAAACAATACCAAAGGTATATGGGACATTGTATGGCCTACATCGGAGGGCTGTATCTCAACCATCCGGTAGCCGGAGATGAGCAGAAAGGATTTGTACCCGTGTCCAGGGAGAAACAGAAAGAGGTCGTGAAATTTTTCTTCGACGAATTTAAAGAACAACCCAAATGGATGGCGAAGAAAGAAATTATGACCCTTTTCGAACCGAATAATGATATGGTCGCTAATTTGCAGGCAAATCTGCTTCGTAATCTATTGAACAGTTCTACACTCGGAAAAGTGGGCATGAATGCCAAATATTCCGAGCGGCCTTATACCCAGAAGGAATACCTGAACGATTTGTATCAGGGGGTATGGAATAAGACCGAACAAGGGAAAGCCTTGGATTATTACGACCGTAACCTGCAATACGCTTATGTGCAATATTTGTTAAAAGAACTGGAACTCACGAAGGATGCGGAGAAGTCGAAAGGGCTCTCTTTGGAATTATTGACTGAAGACCATTTGCCGTGTTATGGCTACGAGTATCACCGGCATGCCCGGCAAATGTCTGCCAATACCAAAATATCGGATTTGGGGATCAGTTCTAAAACTTTGTATTACGGGCAATTGGTAAAACTGAAAGAGCTACTGAAGAATAGACGCCATTCTGCTTCGGGAGACGACAAAGTGCATTATGATTATTTGTACTTCGAATTGAATAGTGTCCTAAAATAG